Proteins encoded within one genomic window of Amycolatopsis nigrescens CSC17Ta-90:
- a CDS encoding ABC transporter ATP-binding protein: MASTVTVEVRGLTKRFGDRAVLSTLDLDIAGGEFVALLGRSGSGKSTLLRVLAGLDDRIEGTATVRGAVSVAFQQPRLLPWRKVWRNVVLGLHREGVDRALAVRALDEVRLAGHADAWPRTLSGGEAQRVSLARALVREPDLLLLDEPFGALDALTRLAMHRLVEDLWRRHRPSVLLVTHDVDEALLLADRVLVLGDGHIVAQHRLDHARPRRLTDHIDVRTRVLADLGVTEHEAA; this comes from the coding sequence ATGGCGAGCACGGTGACGGTCGAGGTCCGCGGGCTGACCAAGCGGTTCGGCGACCGCGCCGTACTGTCTACTTTGGACTTGGACATCGCGGGCGGTGAGTTCGTCGCGCTGCTCGGCCGCAGCGGTTCCGGCAAGTCGACCCTGCTGCGGGTGCTGGCCGGGCTGGACGACCGGATCGAGGGCACGGCCACTGTGCGCGGCGCGGTGTCGGTCGCCTTCCAGCAGCCGAGACTGCTGCCCTGGCGCAAGGTCTGGCGCAACGTGGTGCTCGGCCTGCACCGCGAGGGCGTCGATCGCGCGCTGGCCGTCCGCGCCCTCGACGAGGTGCGGCTTGCCGGGCACGCGGACGCCTGGCCGCGCACCCTGTCCGGCGGTGAGGCGCAGCGCGTCTCACTGGCCAGGGCGCTGGTCCGCGAGCCGGACCTGCTGCTGCTCGACGAGCCCTTCGGCGCGCTGGACGCGCTCACCCGGCTGGCCATGCACCGGCTGGTGGAGGACCTGTGGCGGCGGCACCGCCCGTCGGTGCTGCTGGTCACCCACGACGTGGACGAAGCCCTGCTGCTCGCCGACCGCGTGCTGGTGCTCGGCGACGGGCACATCGTGGCCCAGCACCGGCTCGACCACGCCAGGCCACGGCGTCTCACCGACCACATCGACGTCCGCACGAGGGTGCTGGCGGACCTGGGAGTGACCGAACATGAAGCTGCGTAA
- a CDS encoding ABC transporter permease: protein MSISTTGVLARPDAAAEPAPPVARKRRRRLDLRRWISPIALLVLWQLASGSGLLPAEKLSSPWTVLQAGVEVARTGELGEAFAVSIGRVAAGFAIGGALGLLLGIVAGLSRWGNVLVDPPVQMLRTLPFLGLIPLFILWFGIGEEPKIALVALGVLFPLYLNVHSGIRNVDGDLVEATTALGYTRAERLWHVVLPAAVPQTLVGLRQSLGVAWLALIVGETVNADAGLGYLINNAREFLRTDVIVVGLLVYAVLGLCTDAVVRLVERRALRWRAR, encoded by the coding sequence GTGTCGATTTCCACCACGGGCGTTCTCGCGCGCCCGGACGCGGCGGCCGAGCCCGCGCCGCCGGTCGCCCGAAAACGCCGTCGCCGCCTCGATCTGCGCCGCTGGATCAGCCCGATCGCGCTGCTCGTGCTGTGGCAGCTGGCCAGCGGAAGCGGACTTCTGCCGGCGGAGAAACTGAGTTCGCCGTGGACCGTGCTGCAGGCCGGCGTGGAGGTGGCGCGCACCGGTGAGCTCGGTGAGGCCTTCGCCGTGTCGATCGGCCGGGTGGCCGCCGGGTTCGCCATCGGCGGGGCGCTCGGGCTGCTGCTCGGCATCGTCGCGGGACTTTCCCGGTGGGGCAACGTGCTGGTGGACCCGCCGGTGCAGATGCTGCGCACGCTGCCGTTCCTCGGCCTGATCCCGTTGTTCATCCTGTGGTTCGGCATCGGCGAGGAACCCAAGATCGCGCTGGTCGCGCTGGGTGTGCTGTTCCCGTTGTACCTCAACGTGCATTCCGGCATCCGCAACGTGGACGGCGACCTGGTGGAGGCGACCACCGCGCTCGGCTACACCCGCGCCGAGCGGCTGTGGCACGTGGTGCTGCCGGCCGCGGTGCCGCAGACCCTGGTCGGCCTGCGGCAGTCGCTCGGGGTGGCCTGGCTGGCGCTGATCGTCGGCGAGACGGTGAACGCCGACGCCGGCCTCGGCTACCTGATCAACAACGCCAGGGAGTTCCTGCGCACCGACGTGATCGTGGTGGGCCTGCTGGTCTACGCGGTGCTCGGGCTGTGCACCGACGCGGTGGTGCGCCTGGTGGAACGGAGGGCGCTGCGATGGCGAGCACGGTGA
- a CDS encoding NAD(P)/FAD-dependent oxidoreductase, which translates to MAEESMGKAQQVVIVGAGLAGVRTAEGLRRAGATGSITLVSAEPHLPYDRPPLSKEVLRGDRAVDAIKLREEDFFTENKIDLRLGVTATGLDTAARQVTLDDGTALGYDQLVVATGLAPKRLPIGRDLAGVHVLRTVDDVLAVRADLDGAESALVVGAGFIGCEAAAALRALDLRVTLVEPQPAPLAAALGEQVGKLVARLHVEAGVDLRCGLSVTELLGEGRVTGARLSDGTELRTDLVLSGIGSAPLCGWLAGSGLEIGDGVLCDEFGRTSDPRVWAVGDVAAWRQRGLDTPVRNEHWTGAGEQATIVANCLLGAEPSAHVPVPYFWSDQHGLKIQALGHPSAGDTVRMLHDDGRKFLAAYLSDGIVTGVVGCGMAGRVMKLRPLIVQGAPESELPA; encoded by the coding sequence GTGGCTGAGGAATCGATGGGCAAGGCGCAGCAAGTGGTGATCGTCGGGGCCGGCCTCGCCGGAGTGCGGACCGCGGAAGGGCTCCGGCGGGCGGGCGCCACCGGCTCGATCACGCTGGTCAGTGCCGAGCCGCACCTGCCTTACGACCGCCCGCCGCTGTCCAAGGAGGTACTGCGCGGGGATCGCGCGGTGGACGCGATCAAACTGCGCGAAGAGGACTTCTTCACCGAGAACAAGATCGATCTGCGGCTCGGGGTCACCGCGACCGGCCTGGACACCGCGGCCCGCCAGGTGACCCTCGACGACGGCACCGCGCTCGGCTACGACCAGCTCGTGGTGGCCACCGGGCTGGCGCCGAAGCGGCTGCCGATCGGCCGCGACCTGGCCGGGGTGCACGTGCTGCGCACCGTGGACGACGTGTTGGCGGTGCGCGCCGACCTGGACGGCGCGGAGTCCGCGCTGGTTGTCGGCGCTGGGTTCATCGGCTGCGAGGCCGCGGCCGCGCTGCGGGCGCTTGATCTGCGGGTGACCCTGGTCGAACCGCAGCCCGCCCCGCTGGCCGCCGCGCTGGGCGAACAGGTCGGCAAGCTGGTCGCCCGCCTGCACGTCGAGGCCGGGGTGGACCTGCGCTGCGGGCTGTCGGTCACCGAACTGCTCGGCGAAGGCAGGGTGACCGGGGCCCGGCTGTCCGACGGCACCGAACTGCGCACCGATCTGGTGCTCAGCGGGATCGGCTCGGCCCCGCTGTGCGGCTGGCTGGCCGGTTCCGGGCTGGAGATCGGCGACGGTGTGCTGTGCGACGAGTTCGGCCGGACGAGCGACCCGCGGGTGTGGGCGGTCGGCGATGTGGCGGCTTGGCGGCAGCGGGGACTGGATACGCCGGTGCGCAACGAGCACTGGACCGGTGCCGGGGAGCAGGCGACCATCGTGGCGAACTGCCTGCTCGGCGCCGAGCCTTCGGCGCACGTGCCGGTGCCGTACTTCTGGAGCGACCAGCACGGCCTCAAGATCCAGGCGCTGGGCCACCCGAGCGCCGGGGACACCGTGCGGATGCTGCACGACGACGGCCGCAAGTTCCTCGCCGCCTACCTGAGCGACGGGATCGTCACCGGCGTGGTCGGCTGCGGCATGGCCGGCCGGGTGATGAAACTGCGCCCGCTGATCGTGCAGGGCGCGCCCGAAAGCGAACTCCCCGCCTGA
- a CDS encoding GNAT family N-acetyltransferase, with the protein MSVEIEVADEATDELLEAFGLLLPQLSRTAKPLDRAALTRMFSCDSNTVLIARDGGRVIGTLTLVMFPIPSGLRARIEDVVVDDSARGQGVGGALTEHALRLARAEGARTVDLTSRPERASANRLYEKLGFQARESRVYRFTME; encoded by the coding sequence ATGAGTGTGGAGATCGAAGTCGCGGACGAGGCCACCGACGAACTGCTCGAAGCGTTCGGCCTGCTGCTGCCCCAGTTGTCCCGTACCGCCAAGCCGCTCGACCGCGCCGCGCTGACCAGGATGTTCTCCTGCGACAGCAACACCGTGCTGATCGCGCGGGACGGCGGCCGGGTCATCGGCACGCTCACCCTGGTGATGTTCCCGATCCCGTCCGGCCTGCGCGCCCGGATCGAGGACGTGGTGGTGGACGACAGCGCACGCGGGCAGGGCGTCGGCGGCGCGCTGACCGAGCACGCGTTGCGGCTGGCGCGGGCCGAAGGCGCCCGTACCGTCGACCTGACCTCGCGCCCCGAGCGGGCGTCCGCGAACCGGCTCTACGAAAAGCTCGGCTTCCAGGCCCGCGAATCGCGCGTCTACCGGTTCACCATGGAGTAA
- a CDS encoding TetR family transcriptional regulator: MPAMTGQLYPPTLRDLRKRRTSMSIWHAALELFAEHGPSRPTVREIAERAGVSERTFFRYYPSKEQLTIGAVRGYLRTFVRALETRPAEETVLVSSMRAWAEVAPRVFGDPEVEGRAHRLLPLLKRVLEANPELYGLFMIDRTLAGRRIAELARRRMGIDSARDRRPAMLATLVLAAETEAIVQWGSEARPPAVDVARSLLAEIATLHRRC, from the coding sequence ATGCCAGCCATGACCGGCCAGCTCTATCCACCCACACTGCGGGACCTGCGCAAGCGGCGGACCTCGATGTCCATCTGGCACGCTGCACTCGAACTGTTCGCCGAGCACGGGCCGAGCCGACCCACCGTGCGCGAGATCGCCGAGCGCGCCGGGGTTTCCGAACGGACCTTCTTCCGCTACTACCCGAGCAAGGAGCAGCTCACCATCGGCGCGGTCCGCGGTTACCTGCGCACGTTCGTCCGCGCGCTGGAGACGCGGCCGGCGGAGGAGACCGTGCTGGTCTCGTCCATGCGAGCCTGGGCGGAGGTTGCGCCGAGGGTGTTCGGCGACCCCGAGGTGGAGGGGCGGGCGCACCGGTTGCTGCCGCTGCTGAAGCGGGTGCTGGAAGCCAACCCGGAGCTGTACGGCCTGTTCATGATCGACCGGACGCTGGCGGGCAGGCGGATCGCCGAACTGGCCCGCCGCCGGATGGGCATCGACTCGGCGCGGGACCGGCGCCCGGCGATGCTGGCCACCCTGGTGCTCGCCGCGGAGACCGAGGCCATCGTGCAGTGGGGCTCGGAGGCGCGGCCACCGGCGGTCGACGTGGCGAGGTCACTGCTGGCGGAGATCGCCACCCTGCACCGCCGGTGCTGA
- a CDS encoding GlxA family transcriptional regulator, protein MTTVAVLALDGVMGFDLMVPSQVFGSAAGIDGWPLYETRIFGPAKWVTTEAQFGSCRLEVPWGMEALSGADIVVVPGHSPASIPAPAAVLDGLVGAAEAGSQIVSICTGAFILAASGLLDGSRATTHWRCADELAARFPAVEVEPNVLFVDNGQVLTCAGMASGVDLCLHLIQRQYGAAVAAETARRNLRPPHRPGSQTQYAESVPYRLSGHTLQEITRWLEANLHRRLSIEEIARYAETSVRTLSRRFQRELGTSPQQWLLSARVRRAQQLLETTELTVDQIATSCGFGPSENLRYHFGRLAKVTPTAYRAGFRNTATSVARAH, encoded by the coding sequence ATGACCACGGTTGCCGTACTCGCCCTCGACGGCGTCATGGGGTTCGATCTGATGGTGCCGAGCCAGGTCTTCGGCTCGGCGGCCGGCATCGACGGCTGGCCGCTGTACGAGACCCGGATCTTCGGCCCGGCGAAATGGGTCACCACCGAGGCCCAGTTCGGCAGCTGCCGACTGGAGGTGCCCTGGGGCATGGAAGCCTTGTCCGGCGCGGACATCGTGGTGGTTCCCGGACATTCGCCGGCATCGATTCCCGCGCCGGCCGCGGTGCTGGACGGACTGGTCGGCGCCGCCGAGGCGGGCAGCCAGATCGTGTCCATCTGCACCGGTGCGTTCATCCTCGCCGCCTCCGGACTGCTCGACGGCAGCAGGGCCACCACGCACTGGCGGTGCGCCGACGAGCTTGCCGCCCGGTTCCCGGCGGTCGAGGTCGAGCCGAACGTCCTGTTCGTCGACAATGGACAGGTGCTGACCTGCGCCGGAATGGCGTCCGGGGTGGACCTCTGCCTGCACCTGATCCAGCGCCAGTACGGTGCCGCGGTGGCGGCCGAGACCGCCAGGCGGAACCTGCGCCCGCCGCACCGGCCCGGCTCGCAGACGCAGTACGCGGAGTCCGTGCCGTACCGCCTCAGTGGACACACGCTGCAGGAGATCACCCGCTGGCTGGAAGCGAACCTGCACCGACGGCTCAGCATCGAGGAGATCGCGCGGTACGCCGAAACCAGCGTGCGCACGCTGAGCCGGCGTTTCCAGCGGGAGCTCGGCACCTCCCCGCAGCAGTGGCTGCTCAGCGCGCGGGTGCGGCGTGCCCAGCAGCTGCTGGAGACCACCGAGCTCACCGTCGACCAGATCGCCACGTCCTGCGGCTTCGGCCCATCGGAAAATTTACGTTATCATTTCGGTCGCCTCGCAAAAGTCACTCCGACGGCATATCGTGCCGGTTTCCGCAACACCGCCACCAGCGTCGCACGAGCGCACTGA
- a CDS encoding MMPL family transporter, which produces MNNKVDTPPARESAPARVRRHWRLPALVLLVWVVLGVLFSGMPGKLSEVQVNDGVSFLPAKAEATEVARLQQEFAGGKILPAVAVFSRDAGVGPADQAAITGRAEAAGKATGLSGPVSPLIPSRDGKAVQLVVPVAGEDAFEAGKTVQHLRETLRTGLPDGLVVNVTGPGGFNADLGEVFGGIDGKLLLVTGLVVIVILVLVYRSPLLPVAVLASAGLALIIASAVIEPLAAADQVVLNGQTQGILFILVFGASTDYALLLVARYREELARHADALSAITAALRASFESIAASAGTVILGLLCMLFSELTSNKGLGPVAAIGIAASLLASLTFLPAVLALLGRAAFWPVRQNSRHADRKGLWQKVSALVGRRFRPVWIVTALALAVLAAFSPMLKSDGVGQSDLFLDRVDAVAGQEALTAHFPGGVGDPAVIVADQGAAPAVADAAGAVNGVAAVQTATGQDGAPKVLDGKVEIEATLDAPADSAEANATVDRLREAMHAIPGAEAKVGGQTAIQAEVRDAAERDRLLIIPIVLVVIFGVLALLLRSLLAPLLLITTVVLSFAATLGVGALVFNNLFDFPGSDPSVPLYAFVFLVALGIDYNIFLMTRVREEAQRDGTRAGTLHALGVTGGVITSAGVVLAATFAALSVLPILFMAQIAFLVAFGVLLDTLIVRSLLVPALTIDVGRRVWWPGRLRHGTP; this is translated from the coding sequence ATGAACAACAAGGTCGATACTCCCCCGGCTCGCGAAAGCGCACCGGCCCGCGTGCGGCGGCACTGGCGGCTGCCCGCACTGGTGCTCCTGGTCTGGGTGGTGCTCGGGGTGCTGTTCAGCGGGATGCCCGGCAAGCTGTCCGAGGTTCAGGTGAACGACGGCGTCTCCTTCCTGCCCGCGAAAGCGGAGGCGACCGAGGTGGCTAGGCTGCAGCAGGAGTTCGCCGGCGGCAAGATCCTGCCCGCGGTGGCGGTGTTCAGCCGGGACGCCGGGGTTGGCCCGGCGGACCAGGCTGCGATCACCGGCCGGGCCGAGGCGGCCGGGAAGGCGACCGGGCTCAGCGGCCCGGTGAGCCCGCTGATTCCCTCGCGGGACGGCAAGGCGGTGCAGCTGGTCGTGCCGGTGGCCGGGGAGGACGCGTTCGAGGCCGGCAAAACCGTGCAGCACCTCCGCGAAACCCTGCGTACCGGGCTGCCGGACGGGCTCGTCGTCAACGTGACAGGGCCCGGCGGGTTCAACGCCGATCTCGGCGAGGTGTTCGGCGGCATCGACGGCAAGTTGCTGCTGGTCACCGGGCTGGTGGTGATCGTGATCCTGGTGCTGGTGTACCGCAGCCCGCTGCTGCCGGTGGCGGTGCTCGCCTCCGCCGGGCTGGCGCTGATCATCGCATCGGCGGTGATCGAGCCACTGGCCGCGGCCGATCAGGTGGTGCTCAACGGGCAGACCCAGGGCATCCTGTTCATTCTGGTGTTCGGCGCCTCCACGGACTACGCGCTGCTGCTGGTCGCCAGATACCGGGAGGAACTGGCCCGGCACGCAGACGCCTTGTCCGCCATCACCGCGGCACTGCGGGCCTCCTTCGAGTCCATTGCAGCCTCAGCCGGCACGGTCATCCTCGGCCTGCTGTGCATGCTGTTCAGCGAGCTCACCTCGAACAAGGGCCTCGGCCCGGTGGCCGCGATCGGGATCGCCGCGTCCCTGCTCGCTTCGCTGACCTTCCTACCGGCGGTGCTCGCCCTGCTCGGCCGCGCTGCGTTCTGGCCGGTCCGCCAGAATAGCCGGCACGCGGACCGGAAAGGCTTGTGGCAGAAGGTTTCCGCGCTGGTCGGCCGGCGTTTCCGGCCGGTCTGGATCGTCACCGCGCTGGCGCTGGCCGTGCTCGCCGCCTTCTCCCCGATGCTGAAGTCCGACGGGGTCGGCCAGTCCGATCTCTTCCTGGACCGGGTGGACGCGGTCGCCGGGCAGGAAGCGCTCACCGCGCACTTTCCCGGCGGTGTCGGCGATCCCGCGGTGATCGTGGCCGACCAAGGTGCCGCACCCGCCGTCGCTGACGCGGCCGGCGCGGTGAACGGGGTGGCCGCGGTGCAGACGGCCACCGGCCAGGACGGCGCGCCGAAGGTGCTCGACGGCAAGGTGGAGATCGAGGCGACCCTGGACGCGCCCGCGGACTCCGCCGAGGCGAACGCGACGGTGGATCGGCTGCGCGAAGCGATGCACGCCATCCCCGGCGCGGAGGCGAAGGTGGGCGGGCAGACCGCGATCCAGGCGGAGGTGCGCGACGCGGCCGAACGGGACCGGCTACTGATCATCCCGATCGTGCTGGTGGTGATCTTCGGCGTGCTCGCGCTGCTGCTGCGCTCGCTGCTGGCGCCGCTGCTGCTGATCACCACCGTGGTGCTGTCCTTCGCGGCCACCCTCGGCGTCGGCGCGCTGGTCTTCAACAACCTGTTCGACTTCCCCGGTTCCGACCCGTCAGTGCCGCTCTACGCGTTCGTCTTCCTGGTCGCGCTGGGGATCGACTACAACATCTTCCTGATGACCAGGGTCCGCGAGGAAGCGCAGCGTGACGGCACCCGCGCGGGCACCCTGCACGCGCTCGGCGTGACCGGCGGCGTGATCACCTCCGCCGGGGTCGTGCTGGCCGCCACCTTCGCCGCGCTGTCGGTGCTGCCGATCCTGTTCATGGCGCAGATCGCGTTCCTGGTGGCCTTCGGCGTCCTGCTGGACACCCTGATCGTGCGCTCGCTGCTCGTGCCGGCCCTCACCATCGACGTCGGCCGCCGGGTCTGGTGGCCCGGTCGGCTCCGGCACGGCACGCCCTAG